One genomic segment of Vespa crabro chromosome 3, iyVesCrab1.2, whole genome shotgun sequence includes these proteins:
- the LOC124422447 gene encoding O-phosphoseryl-tRNA(Sec) selenium transferase — MNNQAFSLAEKLIPSTYVQQGLNAKKTRENHIRHFIEHRQWPEEGWDDATIEAFLSDLSQMDSNNFPSNCSVGEREARIASSIVARRHFRMGHGIGRSGDLEEVQPKAAGSSLMYKLTNALVLEVIRYMGVKSIAGCFLSPMATGMSLVLCMLTLKQGRPRAKYVLWPRIDQKSSFKSIITAGLEPVVIEMQIVGDELKTDMQRLEAQMVALGESVACVLTTTSCFAPRACDSVDLIAVLCTQYNIPHLVNNAYGLQSTRCMRLIQEASRKGRVDAFVQSTDKNFLVPVGGAVIGSFDKNLLDRISKMYPGRASASSTMDVMITLLSLGIAGYKQLIAERKEMYSYLKEELGKLAARHGERLLDTKGNPISMGMTLQCLSHQHDNKQVTTLGSMLFLRNVSGTRVITTTDSKHIVSHKFEGWGAHNSNYPVPYLTVAAALGMKRSDVDAFIQRLDKALTKVRRRSASVTPTASLAGSSINGDAGGAGGPGESSTASTSRASSKDSLRK, encoded by the exons atgaataatcaaGCGTTCAGTTTGGCAGAAAAGCTTATACCTTCTACGTATGTGCAACAAGGTTTAAATGCAAAGAAAACTCGCGAAAACCATATAAGACATTTTATTGAACAT aGACAATGGCCAGAAGAGGGATGGGATGACGCAACAATAGAAGCTTTTCTTTCTGATCTTTCGCAAATGGATAGCAACAATTTTCCTTCTAACTGTAGTGTCGGAGAACGTGAAGCAAGAATTGCATCAAGTATAGTAGCAAGAAGACATTTTCGCATGGGACATGGAATTGGTAGATCAGGTGATCTAGAAGAAGTACAACCAAAAGCTGCTGGTAGCAGTCTCATGTATAAATTGACAAATGCTTTGGTATTGGAAGTAATACGTTATATGG GCGTAAAAAGTATAGCTGGTTGTTTCTTATCTCCTATGGCTACAGGCATGAGTTTAGTACTATGTATGTTGACTCTCAAACAAGGTAGACCACGAGCAAAGTATGTTTTATGGCCTCGAATCGATCAAAAATCAAGTTTCAAGTCTATAATTACAGCAGGTTTAGAACCTGTAGTAATTGAAATGCAAATAGTTGGAGATGAATTAAAAACAGATATGCAAAGACTCGAAGCCCAGATGGTAGCTCTTGGAGAAAGTGTAGCTTGTGTACTTACAACAACAAGTTGCTTTGCACCTAGAGCATGTGATTCAGTTGATTTAATTGCAGTTTTGTGTACGCAATATAATATACCCCACTTAGTAAATAATGCTTATGG GTTACAGAGTACAAGATGTATGCGTCTCATACAAGAAGCATCGCGTAAGGGTCGCGTTGATGCATTTGTTCAAAGtacagataaaaattttcttgtaCCCGTGGGTGGTGCAGTAATCGGATCATTTGATAAAAACCTTTTGGATCGTATATCAAAAATGTATCCAGGTCGTGCAAGTGCAAGTTCTACTATGGATGTTATGATAACATTGTTGAGCCTTGGAATAGCAGGTTATAAGCAACTTATTGCCGAGCGTAAAGAAATGTATTCTTATCTTAAAGAGGAACTTGGAAAATTAGCAGCAAGGCATGGAGAACGTTTATTAGATACAAAAGGAAATCCAATATCAATGGGGATGACATTACAGTGTTTAAGTCATCAACATGATAATAAGCAAGTTACAACATTAGGATCAATGTTGTTCCTTCGTAATGTTAGTGGTACTAGAGTAATCACTACAACAGACTCTAAGCACATTGTTTCGCACAAGTTTGAag GATGGGGAGCTCATAACAGTAATTATCCAGTACCATACCTAACTGTTGCTGCAGCTTTAGGTATGAAAAGATCAGATGTTGATGCATTTATACAAAGGCTAGATAAAGCATTAACAAAAGTACGAAGACGTTCCGCTTCGGTAACTCCAACAGCATCACTTGCTGGATCCAGTATTAATGGAGATGCTGGTGGTGCTGGTGGTCCAGGTGAATCCAGCACAGCTTCAACTAGCCGAGCAAGTAGTAAAGATAGTTTAAGAAAATGA